From the genome of Carassius auratus strain Wakin chromosome 29, ASM336829v1, whole genome shotgun sequence:
aaatggtTGATGCATCCTAAAAATATAATTGGGACATTACaaattaaagggtacataacatacacagtttctcctaatctcatgttaatcttgagtacctatagagtagtactgcatccttcatatatccaaaaagtgtttagttttttcatatttataaaagaaaaatacagctttccgattctttccGGAAAAAGCAGGGCTCCTGGAACCGTGCCGTGAGTGGAGcaataatactgatgtttcgtgttttTCCATTACCATATATTCATTTATGGGCTGATTTTCAACACAAGACAGAAATCTGGTGCAATTGTACTTACATTAATttgggtcttttatcacagggatggCTCCATATTTTAATAGCAAAAGATGTGCAAATCCAGagtcgacttgggccttgtttataaaacattcgtcactcaaatgaagagaacacacaaacgcacttgatacactccgttgctgccccggaaaaacaaactgcatccactgttcatgtatcgctgggttcttggggaagctaaACACAGTAAACTTttcctcacatccaaaaacgcacttatttggagacattcttgaACAAATCATATGCAGCGCTGCTGACGATTTTGAAGCGCATTGATGTGCGTGGTCTCGCTTTCCTCTGGCCAACAGGTGTGCAGGCGCGCTTTTCCGAgagaaatgtacatataaggactagagcccgaccgatatggatttttgggggccgatgccgatattaactcgaaaagagccgatttataagccgatattttgattttgaaaataaactggatattagacccatttcctataagctgcacttacacaacattcaatagcaaaatatctgcctgttctatgtatgtgggctgtataaaccaatTTCTAGAAGggataatgttataaaaaaagccttagattacggtctcaatcactaaacaattgcacatcaaaagtatatattttttaatgatcaaaaaacagtctggttttaaacatttaacacttttactttcttccagttgaagctggttttaacagtctgtgtgtgtactgtaaataaattataatactaaagttaaagtatttgcagaagtagtcccacactttgctgctacagcattcacctttttcagccatctgtaggcagaaagagagacatagaaagaataagcatgtgtattaataatatcaccatgtatcattactcatgtcatcattagaattataataataataaaccgggatctcctacataggcaaaaatgagaaatatatatatatttttttatttgtcaagcaataggtattaacctccttatatttaacaatattatttcaacatattcctgttatgtctgtaaagctgctttgaaacaatatgtaagaaaaaaaagaaaagaaaagcgcttgttcagctcacaattagttacatgtcccctctgatttaatcatttctgacgcacctactgtagttactgtaactacactatatttgctctcacagacacattcacaacggacccgtatatcttctcctcttctctttgtgcagtctgaatcaaaacatcgtcatgcgctggcgaacgtaaagttagcctactgttaccggaagattatggaatcaattcgaagttgaatggttaacgttagtgtcatgaacacaccgctgtcaattttgagaagaaccaccttcaaacaagttaatagcaagcattcaAGGGGCcagctaaaaaggaagctatattagcgttagagtaacgtaaccagcctgatttcaccaaattgttccctgggcctgagggtagcctccttcttccttgcttctctcttaattctcatcagcaggactagcgctatcgctcgcttcttacaacgggacagatacatgtttgctgctgaccgaaaggaggaacaacagactatgaaagagctcccgctaaaagttttttaaactccgcctacgccatagcgcagcgcagcgcaaatcgcgttgtatctgaagggcaacgctgaaccCAGTGGcaagcgctgtgcataccgcgtcctgtgtgaaaggcccattacgcggtcattatatgggaaacacaccgcaatagaataagaataagttaaacgctaacgttatagttcgacctcttattaacgttcgcgctcttccactgataaacatggtattagctttgtggctaatctaatatagcaatgcattagtggctgtaagtgatgttacagaatatttagaagtgataatgataggaccgttaactagaactaccacaccgtttttatatacagtgtatgaactaaatctacaatcatttcacatgacgaacgacagactcacctagGTGGCTgactgatcgctttcttctttgtggatttctggtGCTGCCGCAACTCTGGAGCTgtagaccgccctctggtgggcaaactatgcaacccccataacatgagtgaagcatgagactgatttaaatgcaattagctcatatcggccgataatatcggccggccgatatatcggtcgggctctaataaggacttccgttctcatctacgtcattagatccacgatcgaaaaaaaaaCATCCGAAACGTGTACAAACCCGGAAGTaagcacagaaattctcagtcattcttcttaattattttttaaaactttggctatatttagcatgagaatccatctctttaacagtgtgaacaactctgaatacacaaaacaccattgtacccccctttaaagaaaaaaatctctcGATTAGTGGCATTGAACAgtcaaagattttttatttaattttttgacaTGGATTAGATTTATGACATGGCTGTTCATGTCTCATTTCACTGAATTGTCTCTTCTTTACTCAAAAATGTGAACTTATTCCattttttacattgaatttttttatttgatactaTTTATGTAATAAGTAGGATAATATACAGTCAGCGAGTCATTGTTGCACAATTCTAATATTAACTGGCTTTCATTGtctttttgtattattgttgGGATAAATGTAAACTAATAGCACAGATAAAAGCATAGTTGCAACACACACGTGAGAAGGAGAGTGAATAATGACTGACTAATAAATGAGTAATTCCACAAAAAATCTCTCAACATCATgacaaatgtacaaaaataagcAGGATCAGCAACATTAATGCCAATTTAATCTGACTGGCACTGAGGTAATACATCACAAAGTGATCGATTGATTTCCTCTGAATGGTGCTTCTAACAGCGCTGAGTGTGAAGGGTGATAAGAGTCCACAGCAAGCAGCCAGGTCTTGACATGCAGCAGAGTGAGGTAGGCAGACAGCTAACAACAACTAATAATGGCTGTTTTCACTTGCCTTGGGCTTGGGATCAATGCTAATGACCGATTCTTGGCTGCTATGCTTTAAGGATCTAGATGTCTTAATTTCACAATGTGTAACTTCATTAGCTATTCCTAAAGCACCCGGGGGTTATAGATGAAAGCGTAAACATTGCACCAGTGCGCATATACTAAGAAGCTGTTTTTAAAATcactgtgtttgtatgtgtgtgtgttggcaaaGCAGAAGGCAGCGATGCTGGCCTTCATACTGCCCTGTTGTTGACTGGTTTTGGTGTAACAGCTGTTGTTCTTGACAGAGCAACGGTCACAGTGCATCCTTGTCGTTCAAAGCACCATGCTACTGATGGGACTTCACCCTGAGCTCTGATCTGAGATCCGTATGGTTAACTCATAGGGCTAGATAGAATCTGTAATTGCCGCAGCTGTCAGGTTGTTAATTAGGGGTGCAACATCTGATGTGTTGAAATGACAACAGCAAAACAGTATCCTACCAATAAACAATAGTAGGACAAGGTTAGTAGAACAAGAAGGGCTGTTCTAACAATTTCTGACCATTTACATCAATAGGTTCAATCTGGATCTGgtgttttaaatggtttaacatacatacatacatatacatatatatatatatatatatatatatatataaaacattttagggCTGCCAAAGTCAATGTGTTAATTAGTATAATAGTTAGGCTATTGCAATGTTATGGTTAGACAGGGGGAACTAGTATATTAGGGGATATTAGCTTATATTAGGAAGTTAAATTACTGTTTTTTGTCTTCCTGCTGTAGAAAGGAAAACAGATGAGTGTAATTGCGGCTGTTTCTCAACAGTTGAGAAAACACATTCTTCTCAGATTACTCTATGTAGGAAAGATTTCTCTACTGGCTTCAACACTTGTTTGTTCAAGCCTGTTTTAACTTGCTCTTTCCCACGTAGTCCTTTTTATCAGGCCCTGGTGAGATTGAATCATGTCATCCTGATTTAAATATCTTGCTTTCTCGCCTCTCAGTCTTCCCTTTTTTCCCCCACAGGAAACCTCGTCCTGTTTCCCAGCTGGTAGCACAGCAAGTCACACAGCAGTTTGCTTCACCCACACAGCccaagaaagagaaaaaggagAAGACTGAGAAGGACAAGAACGAGAAAGAACCGACACTGAAAAAGAACAGCCACAAGAAAATGAGGTGAAATATTGCGATACAGTCTCTGTGTTTATAAATTTACTGCATAGTTCCTACTCCCTAAACAAATTAAGCGGCTGtcttttgcattttatatattgcaGGTAGCTCACTCTGAAAAATGTCATGTATTGTTGCAGTCCTTTTGAAaactattatgaaatatataaatttaatataaaatatatttcacctACTGCAGTGCACTGAGAATTATACAACActtatacaaatatttgtaacaAATTGTACACTTACACTACACATGCATCGTAATGAGATCTCCACCAGTGAGAAACAGGGATTGATGCCTTCATGAAGCAATGTGAAATACACTCACAAACTGTTATATATTACACTATTGTTACAGAGTTTAAGGTCAGTATCAATACTCGCAATTAATCccacttaaagttttttttatataattttatattgcaataatttcacattcaatattcaaattaatgtagaaacaacataaagtatatttttaatatttgtttaatggcaaTCTTGTTTTCCACTGGTACTAATACTACTGATGTCtctgaatttattttttcttagtaTTTAACCAATGattatagccattcaacattacagtataactgagagctatacattttaacattagactttaaaaaaataacttttgatttatttaaacttaaatcAATCTTCAtataaacccattataataaatgtcatatttatctGTGACCTACAGCAAAtagaaaattacaaataaaaaaagttataaaatgatcaaacactgtttttatttaaatatagattaatcttTAAAGCTACTGAAGttattattaccttttttttctattgttctttgattaacagacatAGCAGCTGGGTTATAAGGTTATTTTGGCttctttaaaggggtggttgatcaGCATTTTTCCaaagcttgattgtgtttattggGTGCAGTTTAACATGTTCATGCTTGATTAGAAAAAAACCCCCCACTAATTTTCACATTTTACCTTTTATTCTACACCACTGTTTCCATTTTCTTCAAAACAGTCTGTTGAGTTGCTGGttctatgaagcccctccctcagaaatacactATGGGCTCTGATTGGTTTGCGGGCTCAGTGTGTTTGTGATTCGCTAACCTCCTAGTGCACGTCGTCCAGAAATGTCATGCACCCTTACCATTATGGGTAGTTGTGTGTTCCCGGGGGCAAGGTTAATGTAAACATTGGAGTTAGTGATGCCACAAACCCAATAAGAAGCTTGTTGTAGTTAGAGATCgactgaaattttttattttattttatatatataaccgataccaattatttgcatgtttatgtgcccgataaccgatatgcacaACCGATATTTATTAActgttataaagtaaataaatgattgaGTGAAAAAAGAACATACTTCACTTTGGGTTTTCCtctttttagtcattttttttaagtgttgaaaATTTGTCTTTCATGTTAAAATTAATctgtatattacaataaaaatgttatttataaaagGCATCAACAGCAACAACACTAATATTAACAATAAGCAAAACAAATTTGAATGTCTAATGTTTTCAAATGGAGAAAATAAAGGACAGGAGTCGTATCAACTTGATTTTAAACTACCGTTATAGTAGGTTTATAAGCTGTTTAATGCTACAGAGTCAAGAATAATTCACTCGATAATGTTAATTCActgaataatattctctggaataTTGGAATATAgtagggatgggcgttttccaaaaatatcacattcgaatatttgagctcacaataaacgaatattcaaatattaatttatttaaattaagtttaatgagacagacgttatttttcagaaacatttatggtttctgtcattttgaaaaagcttacacacaataagcttgaacattacacatcgtgttttgtagctgaaaacctttaacaatgcgtgcaaacaaacaaaaggacagattaaaatcaaaaaaaaaaaaagtgaacaaagaaaaaacgtaaagcatCCTGCAGCAATTAaggctattgtagaacgtagcctacacttttaaacttttaaactgtcagcaaatctttttttgcttttttttctattgttttacatgttcttgttaagaaatacgggcatgtaaacatgTTCGGGGGAAAGTCGGTTCCTTAGTCGGTTAACAATAAGGCCGCAGtgagaaaacgcgctctgacggcacagacgttggcgggacccacaaataacggtgtgctaagcgaataagttttgtgaagcgcttcgtgttttgGTTTCACCAccgaatgggatcctcatctggtggaatacatggctccagcaagaactgttcccactcgtctcggctggactctctgtaataatcgctgaagaactggctcagccttttctgacgagtgggcattgcatcctcttcattgTTAGTGACGGCGGCTGCATCCtcaccactcgcatcaaggaaaattttttgataatgtttaaaaaagttttttttttttcttacttctctcatgtaTTCATCGAGAAACCTGACATGTTTGTGTCGAGGGTCTAGGGCAGATGCGAGAacaggagttttcactgcattctccaagttagcggtgttttttcgttgcttgagagatgccgcaacaatgttcttgaattcggtcactttctgtgattctccacggcatatttgaagtactgtagaagactgcagttcttaggggccgttcacatatcgcgtcttttgcgcgctcaagttcattatttccaatgtaggcgcgcggtatgcgtgctcataatttttccaggcgcgtccgcaccgcatcgagttaaaaacatctcaacttttcagaatgccgcaaacgcaccacaggtcatgtgacaagaactaaacattcagctccatcctttcccgtaacaacgttgaaagctcagccaagatgaaggaacagctgatcatagctgtatatggaaatccatttatcctttttaaagaaatttctgcgtcttcatggagagagcgcgtcattgttgctaagcaacagcagacgcctcaggagtaataaataatttccattgggttgtatttatttagatgtttattagcaaaataatggctatatattaaatgttaatacaaTTTAGGGTATTTTAAACAAGTGAATATTGTTAAAAGTTGCATACGGTGGCCGTGCTGGGGCAATTCCTGAGCATCAACCACATCAACCAGCTAATTGAACAGCAATATGAAAGCAGCTTCACAAGAGAGAGAATTCAATTCAGCGCTTTTTTTCCAACATGTGCTCATTCATGGCTGTATTATTTAACTCATGCAAAGTCACGTCTTTATTGGGAGAGGATATTGACGGATTATCTGCATGACTCTGACTTCACAAGGCCAACGATGAGCATAGACAACagagagagaattaaattcaGCGCTTTTATTTCCAACATGCGCTCATTCATGACTACATATTAATTCAGGTAGTTACGTCTTGATGGATTATTTAACATGACTCTGGGATTGGTCTCTATTTCTTAGAGCAAAGCTGCATAAACTAGCCTACATATCAGGCATTTATGTAAtgcagcagttctcaattccagtcctcatgcCCTCCAGCTCTGAATATTTTGCGCATCTCTCTTTGTTAATACACCTGTTTCAGATAaccagctcgttagaagtgagctccatgcatgaactgAGTTCCCATTGAAATGGTCCCTACTctctgagcaggggaaatctgttgaagtttacctcacttcggaacattcattcacagatttgtgCTGCACAACGTCTTCACAAaaggacaagtgtgacatcatatacctctgtaaataaatacaatttaaattcatgtctcgcacacttcagtgcactttgaatggaacatgtACATTCACTTTGGAATCATGGTGGAAAATCCTGtaatgtccacttcgcagggcgcTTTCCGTtcaatagaacaaatgtctgaagcgataagagaaacatgcaaaatgtgcagagcagggtgCGCAAgcactggaattgagaaccgctgatgAAATGCAGCTAATATGTGCATAACtggctgttatgttaaataaagtttctACAGCAAATCAAGTACCTGCACGCCGTTGTTGTCTCGTCTCCCCTCAGACGCTCTGCAATGGCGATTCTGCAATTCTCAAAACAGCCACAAAATGGTGGCATTTATCGGTAAAACCGATATCCAATTAtgataaaatgcttaaatatcggggaAAATATCAGTAAATCGATATATCGATCGATCTCTAGTTGTAGTCCCTACCAGCCGTTTTTTGTAGCTAGTCCTTAAACAgcaatttctttaaaagaaaatatgtcctttacagaaaactttacagatgttGTTTGTGCTCTAACAGCGACATTACACACTAGCAGAGTTCAAAAGGTGAAATCATAATCAGCCACCCCTTTAAGAGCTGCGGCTGCTGAACATGATGTGGATCTGACATGTATTTTCTCACAACTCTTTACCTTTTCTGACCTACTCCAGCTCTTAAAGtgtctactaatgagctgatgagatgaattgggtgtgttagatgagggagacaGTGCTGGAGTGCTTCATAAcagttttgaaaaccactgcattttCAGAAACATGTTCTTAAATGTAACTCATGTATAAAAAATACATGCATAGATGCACGGTTTTAAAAGAGCTTTAATCGCCTTTTTGGTAACTTCGTGACTTAACTTGCATGCTCATAGTTTCTTTCACGCTTGAATATGAAATGATACAGGCTACAGCGCACACCGGCACATTTGTGCATGCAGTTGACTACACGCACAGAGCGTTCTTTATACCTTCAGCATAACGATAAGCCAGCTTTGACATACAAAACTTTTCTTCAAATTGGTTCATTGCCtccttgatttaatttaaattgccTATGAAAAATGATTGAGAAAATACTTGGAAAACCAAGGCTGCCGTTTTCACTTTTATGCTCTATTATACTAGCAGTtcaagtcaattttatttatataacaagccatttaactttatttaatacaGATTcaatgtttcaaagcagcttctcaCTATTAAACAGGTATATTACGGTATTAATGTTGCTAAATGCATCGATTATGAAACTaaatttcagctgtaaagcagatCTACGGAAGACAATAGTATCTCAGTGCAGCTAAGTTTAGTTCAATGACAGTGTCTATGTTGTCaagttcatcaattatgaaacgCTATGAGAgaagctctacagaagacaatagtgtcattattcagcttaaGTGAATACAAGGCTAGCATGTCTAATCTGTTCTCTGCTCCCTATCCTGCAGGCCCAGATTAAAAAATGTGGACCGCAGCAGTGCACAACATCTGGAAGTGACAGTGGGAGATCTGACGGTTATCATAACAGACTTTAAGGAGAAAAGTAAGCCCTCCTCCAGTTCGTCCTCCAGCGCAGCATCTGGAGACCACCACAGCCAGAGCGGATCCAACTCAGACAACACAGAGAAGGGGATCTCCAGATCCTCGTCCCCACGAGGGGAGGGTTCCTCACTCAACGGGGAATCTCACTAGGAACCCGTGGATTATGAATGTTACTTCCAGCCTCCTGCACCTAATATATCCATTTTAAACGAACAGACACAGGAGCGCGCTTATATATGCCAAGACTTACCAAGACACAGGCTTAACCCAGCAATAGAAGCCATCTCTCACTACTACCACAGTTATAAGTTCAGAAACATAGGTTTTCACCACAATACACTCGTCCTGGTTTGTTACAGTGCCCAGAAAGGTCAGCTTGAGATAAACTGTAGACTTTGTAAGCAATTTTGATGATTGAGTTTTGCTATTTTGACAATTTAATTTCTATAGCATGTGGTAGTATTATGAATTAGTTAAATCTTGTTGTCTGTTTGGATTTGGACATTGACACCCATTCTCGCTCTCTTCACTATTGTGACCATTTCTCATagaccattatttttttaaataacaatctGTAACCTGTAACAGCACCCATTACATCTCGGTAATTAGCCCTGGGGCTTAAAATCTTTCAACTGGACCATTGTTGTGAAAGTATTTGCTTCTACATTAATGACATGTCAGTTGCAAATTGTtactttaaaatacttaaatgcaTTACAGGATGAGCGTTAAGCCATCTATAAATAACTGACCCAAACAGGACTTCCTTTCTCCATTGTTTGTTGCACCTGCTGGTactttttgtataattatatgaGAAAGTCTTTAAACTCAGAAATTCATTGTTCAATTTGTTGTTGttcatgttgttttatttgaaaCTTGTCATAGATTGCATCACTTGTGCGGCTTGTTTGCTCTACCAGCGCTGTTTTGTGTTAGATTGTCTTGATTTAATTCTGTTAATTCCAAAAGAAACATAACATTTATGACTAAAAATGACAGATGTATTTGTAAGAATTCATCCCCTCCTTTATGATGAACGgtggtatataaatatattgcagtataggAAATATCtcttaataaaatgtaagacttaGACTCCGGTTGTCAACTAAAACTTATTTTCAGGGCAAACGAAGACCTTAAGGGAGTGATTATCGAATTTGGGTTGTTTGTGTGGTGAGCTGTCTGTTCATTTCTCTGTGAAATGCATGACGATGATATTCGCTGTGGGTCTTCAAAGTGTTGTGGTTTTTACCTCACCATGAGGAGTGATGCAATATTTGGCATACGGGTTGAATCAGAAACAAGGAAGAGTATTGTTCCTCACTTGACAACTACCAGCAGTGTCTTAACACGACATGACAATCCATTTCTCAATAGACATTGCCTAATACAGCAGAAAACATTTAATTCCTATTGCctctgattaaaatgattttataaaagCCTGTTTTCTTGGTAGAAAAGAACACCAAGTCCAGTTCCTCTATGCTCCACACAGGCACTCttaaattataaatcataaatctACATGTGTGACTATTTCGTTTAATATGCATCTCTCTAAACATTAGGAACTATTTTAAAGATACTACTACCAATTTAGGTACTATTATTACACAAATTAAGCTTTCATTTTTACTAGTAGGTATGATACTaagaattaattttaaataataaaatcctacttaaaaaatacatgttacaattgtgatttgttattcaaacatttaaatttgGTGTCACATAATTCTATAAAATCCAACTACGAAAATTAGTTATTtgttaataatgcatttaataagaaatcaaatcatcaataataatataaatatgagtAACTGTAACACAAATATCTAGTAATATCTTGATAATAGTTTCTAGTAAGTTTTGAGGAATTAATCTTTAAAGGGTTTGTCATAGCATGGGTCTTTCTGCTGTAAGTTGCCTGACTCAAATTTGCGAATCGGTTCCTATGAACAGATCATTTTAAACAACCGCCACAGCAGTTATTTAGATAATTACGTCATTATGTGGCTTGGCATAGTGTTTGCATGCTAATataatgagcagaagaaacttctttcaaaaacataaaaaatattaatgtttccaaacttatggtctgtactgtatatataattattattattatcatgttttatgtataaaaaacTCAGATTTGTAAAATCTGTAGTAAAAATCACAGTTCTAAAAATGTTTAACGCCTTCGTTAtaacatttcctttatttggctaAACGATTCGTTCCTGAACCGGACATCGCTGGTCATTAGTGGGCGAGTCACGTTACTTTTCAAATGAAATAGTGTCCGTGTCCTGTAGAATCAGCGTGTATATATGTTTCTACATTTAGTTTGTGCTTAGCCATCGCTCTTCTGTCTTTAGTATTTTTGTTCAGTAAACATGATGCTTGTTCAAAAAGTGAAATCAGCCACCCCTTTAAGACCTGCGGATGTTTGTTCGGCGGAATTCAcgcaaataatgttttaataagttTGTCTGTTCCAAAATGGTGTTTGAGTTTGCATAGTATTTCTCTCTCAATGTATCATTCCGTGTATGTTTATGCTGCAGCGAAATATATTATTCACATAAGAGGTCAGATGCACAGGAAACGCCCAACGCTCTTGAAATCCACATGAACATGAAC
Proteins encoded in this window:
- the LOC113047990 gene encoding YY1-associated factor 2, with protein sequence MGDKRSPTRPKRQAKPSSDDGYWDCSVCTFKNSAEAFKCMMCDVRKGTSTRKPRPVSQLVAQQVTQQFASPTQPKKEKKEKTEKDKNEKEPTLKKNSHKKMRPRLKNVDRSSAQHLEVTVGDLTVIITDFKEKSKPSSSSSSSAASGDHHSQSGSNSDNTEKGISRSSSPRGEGSSLNGESH